The following are encoded in a window of Ignicoccus islandicus DSM 13165 genomic DNA:
- a CDS encoding V-type ATPase 116kDa subunit family protein yields MGLKAALFPDRMYKVRAMVIKEKADKLVELLGELQSFEPAEPKVPFGRPIEWARHDLLVILDHLNKFEQYLEYFELSIFPEPEQVYKFKSWKEASEEAIRKAKEVEKEFEERLSKIKEIEGKIFELSALLSKPQLVPGEAVKKLKEIVGDMVVERLPAELQTDLVVLDATAKELLKLTEEFVRKLALKLMKVLEEEKRGIFEEARLWALDNEGKIADTYALLKTVESSLKVLSKARETEYVIYIEGYVPESKVARTLRRIEELIGEGGFALVHQVDLDEETPPTYVNIENDKVETALKVGNIYGAPHPNEFVPAVIMAFTLPFIYMFMFPDWGHALVLYLFGWGLINRREWALAVFKPFGLRRFTEGTDFLGKLMIILGSASIITGWLAGEFFGPLIGESPIDPAIWLWKGLGLHSPPLTFEIHYLGDTVLKYVLLSITIGYFHLLIGHLIGIINELRFGRKWKAYHYVLPFMIMYLAAGAPFVAGFFASGLGSDIEQMMYLSGKFFSEWMFDMKAGTIGPLLVVFILALLWRGYGIHLELVHEHGKSEASILGMELFDNFLLVISNTVSYLRIMALALAHWGLVFAFQVIGEIGGPVLLAILYVLANILVIMLEGLISFIHDIRLHFYEWFTKFYNDRGRMFEPVKQVARVRIE; encoded by the coding sequence CATTTGAACAAGTTCGAGCAATACCTAGAGTACTTCGAACTCAGCATCTTCCCCGAACCCGAGCAAGTATACAAGTTCAAGAGCTGGAAGGAGGCTTCCGAGGAAGCTATTAGAAAGGCTAAGGAAGTGGAAAAGGAGTTCGAAGAGAGATTAAGTAAGATTAAAGAAATAGAAGGCAAGATCTTCGAACTCAGCGCGCTCCTAAGCAAGCCCCAGTTGGTACCGGGCGAGGCCGTGAAGAAGTTAAAGGAAATAGTAGGCGATATGGTAGTTGAGAGACTCCCCGCGGAATTACAGACGGACTTAGTGGTCCTAGACGCTACTGCCAAGGAACTCTTGAAATTAACAGAGGAATTCGTGAGGAAGCTCGCTCTCAAGCTAATGAAGGTGCTCGAAGAGGAGAAGAGAGGGATTTTCGAAGAAGCCAGGCTTTGGGCTTTGGACAACGAAGGCAAGATCGCCGATACCTACGCTCTGTTGAAAACCGTTGAATCCTCATTAAAGGTGCTATCTAAAGCTAGAGAAACGGAGTACGTTATCTATATAGAGGGATACGTTCCCGAAAGTAAAGTAGCTAGGACCTTGAGGAGAATCGAGGAGCTAATAGGCGAGGGAGGCTTCGCATTAGTACACCAAGTCGACCTAGACGAAGAAACCCCTCCGACTTACGTCAACATCGAGAACGATAAAGTTGAAACTGCACTAAAGGTAGGTAACATATACGGTGCCCCCCATCCCAATGAGTTCGTACCAGCTGTAATAATGGCCTTTACTTTGCCGTTCATTTACATGTTCATGTTCCCGGACTGGGGTCACGCGTTAGTTTTGTACCTCTTCGGCTGGGGCCTGATTAATAGGAGAGAATGGGCTCTAGCGGTCTTTAAGCCCTTCGGCTTGAGGAGATTTACCGAAGGCACTGATTTCCTAGGTAAACTAATGATCATACTCGGAAGCGCGTCTATAATTACTGGTTGGCTTGCCGGCGAGTTCTTCGGGCCTCTAATAGGAGAGAGCCCCATAGATCCAGCTATATGGCTCTGGAAGGGATTAGGTCTACACTCCCCACCGCTCACTTTCGAGATACACTACTTGGGCGACACCGTACTCAAGTACGTACTGCTGAGCATAACTATTGGTTACTTCCATCTACTAATAGGTCACCTAATAGGAATAATCAACGAACTTAGGTTCGGTAGAAAGTGGAAGGCGTACCATTACGTACTACCGTTCATGATAATGTACTTGGCAGCTGGAGCCCCCTTCGTTGCTGGCTTCTTCGCCAGCGGACTCGGTAGCGACATCGAGCAAATGATGTACTTAAGCGGTAAGTTCTTCAGCGAATGGATGTTTGACATGAAGGCAGGGACCATAGGGCCTCTGCTAGTAGTCTTCATCCTTGCTCTACTATGGAGAGGATACGGTATTCACTTAGAGCTCGTTCACGAGCACGGAAAGAGCGAAGCGTCGATACTCGGTATGGAGCTGTTCGATAACTTCCTGCTAGTAATCAGTAACACAGTGTCTTACCTCAGGATTATGGCGCTCGCACTGGCGCACTGGGGTCTAGTCTTCGCCTTCCAAGTAATCGGTGAGATAGGAGGTCCAGTGCTCCTAGCAATACTATACGTGCTCGCTAACATACTAGTAATAATGTTAGAAGGCCTGATAAGCTTCATCCACGACATAAGGCTTCACTTCTACGAATGGTTCACTAAGTTCTATAATGACAGAGGGAGGATGTTCGAACCAGTTAAACAAGTAGCTAGAGTAAGAATAGAGTAA
- a CDS encoding 2-oxoacid:acceptor oxidoreductase subunit alpha, translated as MVIKPGKYFESGAWAAAMGALVAGANFFAYYPIEPATDIAEEMVKLGPRNGMVIFEAEDEISALGAAIGASWAGAKAFTSTSGPGFSLMQEHISYAAMTETPVVLINGMREGPSTGQATKAAQQDVMQAKWGGHGDYEVIVYAPYNVQEMFDFTIKAFNQAERWRVPAMVMADKMTVLLMEEITIPREVEIVNRKRPKVPPEQFEPFRPEEDLVPPMPVFGEGYRVHVTGVTHNEKGLPVSDDPWVHHELVKRLCDKIRKNRDQIVEYELVGSNVPEVLIVAYGFPARAAKEAVNILLDRGIPAALFRPKTLWPFPDKELKSVASKARKVIVVEWNYGQMLNEVLKVVPEEKVSFVYRIGEIPIPPQDILREGGVYI; from the coding sequence TTGGTAATCAAGCCTGGGAAATACTTCGAAAGCGGTGCTTGGGCGGCCGCAATGGGCGCCTTAGTAGCGGGCGCCAACTTCTTTGCTTACTATCCAATAGAACCGGCGACTGACATTGCGGAGGAAATGGTCAAGCTCGGACCAAGGAACGGTATGGTTATCTTTGAAGCGGAGGACGAAATTTCGGCCTTAGGTGCTGCGATAGGCGCTTCTTGGGCTGGAGCGAAGGCTTTCACCTCAACCAGCGGACCCGGTTTCAGTTTGATGCAAGAGCACATTTCCTATGCTGCAATGACCGAGACTCCAGTTGTTCTAATTAATGGAATGAGAGAGGGCCCTAGCACTGGTCAAGCGACTAAAGCTGCACAGCAAGACGTCATGCAGGCTAAGTGGGGAGGACACGGAGACTACGAGGTAATCGTTTACGCTCCTTACAACGTCCAAGAGATGTTCGATTTCACGATAAAGGCCTTCAACCAAGCGGAAAGGTGGAGAGTACCTGCAATGGTAATGGCGGACAAGATGACAGTTCTCCTTATGGAAGAAATTACCATACCGAGGGAGGTCGAAATAGTTAATAGAAAGAGGCCTAAGGTCCCTCCGGAACAGTTCGAACCCTTTAGACCGGAAGAGGACCTCGTCCCGCCAATGCCCGTCTTTGGCGAAGGCTATAGAGTTCACGTAACTGGCGTCACCCATAACGAAAAGGGCCTTCCAGTAAGCGACGATCCTTGGGTTCACCACGAACTAGTTAAGAGGCTCTGCGATAAGATAAGGAAGAACAGGGATCAGATAGTTGAATACGAACTAGTAGGTTCGAACGTACCCGAAGTACTCATAGTAGCCTATGGATTCCCCGCTAGGGCCGCTAAGGAAGCGGTGAACATCCTCCTAGATAGAGGAATACCTGCTGCCCTATTCAGACCTAAGACGCTATGGCCGTTCCCAGACAAGGAGTTAAAGTCGGTAGCCAGCAAGGCGAGGAAGGTAATAGTTGTAGAATGGAACTACGGGCAAATGTTAAACGAAGTTTTGAAGGTTGTACCTGAAGAGAAGGTAAGTTTCGTTTATAGGATTGGTGAAATACCCATACCTCCTCAAGATATCCTTCGCGAAGGAGGTGTTTACATATGA
- a CDS encoding thiamine pyrophosphate-dependent enzyme encodes MSLEEARRKLTQMPQMELARAEALPHTLCPGCGIGTILNTFIRAMDELAKEGKLDPNKLVVVSGIGCSGRISGFIKADSMHTTHGRPIAFATGIKLQNPELNVWVFGGDADLFQIGLNHTLQAARRNIDLKVVMVNNFNIAMTGGVPTVTTPPKARTKYSPRGWFERSFNVPKLMAAAGATYIARWTTAHVFQLKNAFKKMALRKGFSFLEVVSQCPVLFGRYNEFRDPWTMLEYFMKNSKIVKGEEFLEEASIELGKPILVGEFLEREAPEYTELLYAGEGVVRK; translated from the coding sequence ATGAGCCTTGAAGAAGCTAGGAGGAAGTTAACTCAAATGCCCCAAATGGAGCTCGCCAGGGCAGAGGCCTTACCTCACACCCTCTGTCCCGGGTGTGGAATAGGGACTATATTGAACACGTTCATTAGAGCCATGGACGAACTAGCGAAAGAGGGTAAACTAGATCCAAACAAGCTAGTCGTAGTATCCGGAATAGGGTGCTCTGGCAGAATAAGTGGCTTCATTAAGGCGGATTCAATGCACACCACCCATGGAAGGCCAATTGCTTTCGCAACCGGTATCAAGCTACAGAACCCCGAACTCAACGTATGGGTATTCGGAGGCGACGCTGATCTATTCCAAATAGGACTCAATCATACCTTACAAGCTGCTAGGAGGAACATTGACTTGAAGGTAGTAATGGTTAACAACTTCAACATAGCTATGACTGGAGGCGTGCCTACAGTAACTACTCCCCCCAAGGCTAGAACGAAGTACAGTCCCAGGGGATGGTTCGAGAGATCCTTCAACGTACCAAAGTTAATGGCGGCAGCGGGAGCGACTTACATTGCTAGATGGACTACTGCCCACGTCTTTCAGCTCAAGAACGCCTTCAAGAAAATGGCTCTTAGGAAGGGCTTTAGCTTCCTAGAAGTGGTCTCACAGTGCCCTGTATTGTTCGGAAGATATAATGAGTTCAGAGATCCTTGGACTATGTTAGAGTACTTCATGAAGAATAGCAAGATAGTTAAAGGCGAAGAGTTCCTAGAGGAAGCATCGATAGAGCTAGGTAAGCCGATTTTAGTAGGTGAGTTCTTGGAGAGGGAGGCTCCCGAGTACACTGAGTTACTATATGCGGGTGAGGGGGTGGTAAGGAAATGA
- a CDS encoding 2-oxoacid:acceptor oxidoreductase family protein — MTVVDVRITGIGGQGILTMAKILGSALVREGKYATLIQNFDTFISGGESTADMRISDYPIEYPVFEKADITVFMAKKTYPRYIRKVKDGGIVVLNSDVIDEEPIGNFQVVKVPASSIARRLGNVRASNMVMLGALVSKLSLVNPEIVKELIKEKFGQKAELNLKAFEEGMKIGRMI; from the coding sequence ATGACGGTAGTTGATGTTAGAATTACTGGAATAGGCGGTCAAGGTATATTAACAATGGCGAAAATACTAGGATCTGCCCTAGTTAGAGAAGGAAAGTACGCTACCTTAATACAGAACTTCGACACTTTCATTTCCGGCGGCGAAAGCACGGCCGACATGAGAATCAGCGACTATCCCATAGAATATCCAGTCTTCGAGAAGGCCGACATAACTGTATTCATGGCCAAGAAGACCTACCCCAGATACATTAGGAAGGTCAAGGACGGTGGAATAGTAGTATTGAACTCAGACGTTATCGACGAGGAACCCATAGGGAACTTCCAAGTAGTAAAAGTCCCAGCGTCTAGCATTGCTAGGCGTCTCGGAAACGTCAGGGCCTCAAACATGGTTATGTTGGGGGCATTGGTCTCGAAGCTATCTCTCGTTAATCCCGAAATAGTAAAAGAATTAATTAAAGAGAAGTTCGGTCAGAAAGCTGAGCTTAATTTAAAGGCCTTTGAAGAAGGAATGAAAATAGGGAGGATGATATAA
- a CDS encoding 4Fe-4S binding protein, whose amino-acid sequence MVKWRIEIIEDFCKGCEICVNICPVTNLYKSGKVDKPVLRMSDRFGYQGYPVVEVVDPTKCTGCHLCDYSCPDLAIHVIKEE is encoded by the coding sequence ATGGTGAAGTGGAGGATTGAAATCATAGAGGATTTCTGCAAAGGTTGCGAAATATGCGTCAACATATGTCCCGTGACCAACCTATACAAGAGCGGCAAAGTGGACAAACCAGTACTGCGAATGAGCGATAGGTTCGGATATCAAGGATACCCAGTAGTAGAAGTCGTGGACCCTACGAAGTGCACTGGATGCCACCTTTGCGATTACTCGTGTCCAGACCTAGCTATTCACGTAATAAAAGAAGAGTAA